A region of Vitis vinifera cultivar Pinot Noir 40024 chromosome 13, ASM3070453v1 DNA encodes the following proteins:
- the LOC100265586 gene encoding probable receptor-like protein kinase At5g59700 → MMTVGKFDLLFWVSSIFCLMYVSLGFDPTDNYLIDCGSSKNTSVGNRTFASDNSDSYTVSTPERLFASTNSNTISSNYDSSLYQTARILNETTHYTFSIKAPGWHWIRLHFFPFVYQEFNLSAAKFSVSVKNFTLIREYQPQNDAEVKEYSLNISSGPLVLTFTPSANSFAFVNALEVLSLPDGLIPDGASVVHQPGSYQNLEKQALETVIRVNMGNQTVFPQNDTLWRLWISDYSYLKHNNLGTFVSKEDKVNYTSGGPTQDTAPRSVYGTATTINDDSDPRIMVNVTWLFDVDPEFEYLVRFHFCDIVSSSPKMLFFNVYINALAVVTDFDLSNRTSNILGAPYYMDVIIKMGDSRALNVSIGRSTVDSRRTMAILNGLEIMKMNNSKGSLDVLDSEVKSSKTSSKVKVWVMVGLAGGVLCTVAVLALVLFLLCRRRRKLSHVGHSVQDRFGENGGGNLRSRNMDGSAIFSVSKIGYRFPFVAIQQATDNFSENMVLGVGGFGKVYKGTLGDETKVAVKRGLAQSRQGLAEFRTEIEMLSQFRHRHLVSLIGYCDERKEMIIIYEYMENGTLKNHLYGSDLPALSWKQRLEICIGSARGLHYLHTGTAKAIIHRDVKSANILLDENLMAKVADFGLSKIGPEIDETHVSTAVKGSFGYLDPEYLTRQQLTEKSDVYSLGVVMFEVLCGRPVIDPSLPREEVNLVEWAMKWQRKGQLEEIIDPRLAGKIKPDSLKKFGETAEKCLAEYGSDRPAMGDVLWNLEYALQLQVSGERSNVNGGEMSQEAGSINRLPSGFSTAHFSMGSIDDIAGISMSAVFSELVKADMR, encoded by the coding sequence ATGATGACTGTTGGAAAATTTGATTTGCTCTTCTGGGTTTCGTCCATCTTCTGTTTGATGTATGTTTCATTAGGATTTGATCCTACAGACAACTATCTGATAGATTGTGGATCCTCCAAAAATACTTCTGTGGGTAATCGCACTTTTGCGTCTGATAACTCTGATTCCTACACCGTCTCAACCCCAGAACGCCTTTTCGCCAGCACAAACTCTAATACCATCTCTTCCAACTACGATTCATCTCTGTATCAAACTGCTCGAATTCTCAATGAAACAACCCACTACACGTTTTCAATCAAGGCCCCTGGATGGCACTGGATTCGCCTCCATTTCTTTCCGTTTGTTTACCAAGAATTCAATCTGAGCGCCGCGAAATTCTCGGTTTCTGTAAAAAATTTCACTCTCATCAGAGAATACCAGCCCCAGAATGACGCAGAGGTTAAGGAATACTCTTTGAATATATCTTCAGGGCCTCTGGTGCTCACCTTTACCCCTTCTGCCAATTCGTTTGCCTTTGTGAATGCTCTGGAAGTTCTTTCGCTCCCTGATGGCCTCATCCCTGATGGAGCTTCAGTGGTCCACCAGCCTGGCAGTTACCAGAATCTGGAGAAGCAGGCGTTAGAGACTGTAATCAGGGTGAATATGGGCAACCAAACAGTCTTTCCCCAAAATGATACCTTATGGAGACTTTGGATTTCGGATTACAGTTATTTGAAACACAATAATCTTGGCACCTTTGTGTCGAAGGAGGATAAAGTCAATTACACGAGTGGGGGGCCGACTCAGGATACTGCTCCGCGTTCGGTCTATGGCACTGCAACAACGATAAATGATGACTCTGATCCCAGAATCATGGTTAATGTCACTTGGCTTTTTGATGTTGATCCTGAATTTGAGTATCTGGTTCGGTTCCATTTTTGTGATATAGTGAGTTCATCTCCAAAGATGCTCTTTTTCAATGTTTATATCAACGCCTTGGCTGTTGTTACGGATTTCGATCTTAGTAATAGGACATCAAACATTTTGGGTGCCCCATATTACATGGACGTCATCATAAAGATGGGCGATAGCCGGGCCCTCAATGTAAGCATTGGCCGATCGACGGTGGATTCGCGTCGAACAATGGCCATTCTCAATGGTCTGGAGATCATGAAAATGAATAATTCGAAGGGCAGTCTTGATGTCTTGGACTCTGAAGTTAAGTCTTCAAAGACAAGCTCCAAGGTTAAAGTCTGGGTTATGGTGGGCTTAGCCGGTGGGGTGCTGTGTACTGTTGCGGTTTTAGCTTTAGTTCTCTTCCTGCTgtgtagaagaagaagaaaactatCACATGTCGGGCATTCAGTGCAGGATCGGTTTGGCGAGAATGGAGGAGGGAATTTGCGTAGTAGGAACATGGATGGAAGTGCTATTTTCTCCGTCTCGAAAATTGGGTACCGCTTCCCTTTTGTGGCAATTCAACAGGCTACAGATAATTTCAGTGAAAATATGGTCCTTGGAGTTGGTGGTTTTGGGAAGGTCTACAAGGGAACTCTGGGAGATGAAACAAAGGTGGCAGTAAAGAGGGGACTTGCTCAATCCCGACAAGGTCTTGCAGAATTTCGGACCGAAATTGAAATGCTGTCTCAGTTTCGTCACCGTCATTTGGTGTCTTTGATTGGATACTGTGATGAAAGAAAGGAGATGATAATTATTTACGAGTATATGGAGAATGGCACCCTCAAGAACCATCTATATGGCTCAGATTTGCCTGCCTTGAGTTGGAAACAGAGGCTTGAGATCTGCATTGGATCAGCAAGAGGACTTCACTATCTTCATACTGGTACTGCAAAGGCGATTATTCACCGTGATGTTAAGTCTGCCAACATTCTACTAGATGAAAATCTCATGGCCAAAGTTGCAGATTTTGGGCTTTCAAAAATTGGTCCCGAGATCGATGAGACTCATGTCAGTACTGCAGTGAAAGGAAGCTTTGGATATCTCGACCCAGAGTATTTAACTAGGCAACAACTCACAGAGAAATCCGATGTATACTCCTTAGGTGTGGTCATGTTTGAAGTCCTTTGTGGAAGGCCTGTTATTGATCCCTCCCTTCCCAGGGAAGAGGTGAATTTAGTTGAATGGGCCATGAAATGGCAGAGGAAAGGCCAGTTGGAGGAAATCATAGATCCCCGGCTTGCTGGTAAAATAAAACCAGATTCTTTGAAGAAGTTTGGGGAGACAGCTGAGAAATGCTTGGCAGAATATGGCAGCGATCGACCCGCAATGGGAGACGTCTTATGGAACTTGGAATATGCCTTACAACTTCAAGTGAGTGGTGAAAGATCAAATGTCAATGGCGGTGAGATGAGCCAAGAAGCTGGAAGCATCAATCGCTTGCCATCTGGTTTTTCTACTGCACACTTCAGCATGGGAAGCATAGACGACATTGCTGGTATTTCAATGAGTGCAGTATTCTCTGAGCTGGTTAAAGCCGACATGAGATGA
- the LOC104881101 gene encoding uncharacterized protein At1g24485-like has translation MSHGETSTDTASFLAFHLLGAAVSDEGWWSIDCGSSSSHVVDGSISWEIDTNYTKADSNRRVPQNQAVEEMNTLRFFPNQTDNNCYVIPLKFPGFNHIVRAGFYYGNYDGLSKPPTFDLKLDRENWTTVNTSSSVDGGLPIYHEAIYLTRSGNLTVCLVQTMDREVPFISSLEGVPIRNIYEEVLDTTTATLHLVASTNFGGSEVR, from the exons ATGTCCCATGGAGAAACCAGTACGGATACTGCTTCTTTCCTGGCTTTTCACTTGCTTGGAGCTGCTGTTTCTGATGAAG GCTGGTGGAGTATTGACTGCGGCAGCAGCAGTTCTCATGTTGTCGACGGCTCTATTTCATGGGAAATCGACACCAACTACACCAAAGCCGATTCCAACAGGCGGGTTCCGCAGAACCAAGCAGTTGAAGAAATGAACACCCTCCGCTTCTTCCCTAACCAGACTGACAACAACTGTTACGTTATACCCCTAAAATTTCCAGGATTCAACCATATCGTTCGCGCTGGATTCTACTATGGCAACTACGACGGTCTGTCTAAGCCCCCCACATTTGATCTAAAACTAGATAGGGAAAATTGGACGACAGTGAACACTTCATCGTCGGTGGATGGAGGGCTTCCGATATACCATGAAGCCATTTATTTGACACGCTCAGGCAACCTCACTGTGTGCTTAGTACAAACCATGGATCGAGAGGTGCCCTTCATTTCTTCTCTGGAGGGTGTGCCGATAAGGAATATCTACGAGGAGGTATTGGACACTACTACTGCAACTTTACATTTAGTCGCTAGTACCAACTTTGGTGGCTCTGAAGTCAGGTGA
- the LOC104881100 gene encoding probable LRR receptor-like serine/threonine-protein kinase MEE39, which produces MNTLRFFPNQTDNNCYIIPLKFPGYNYIVRAGFYYGNYDGLSKPPTFDLKLDRENWTTVNTSSSVDGGLPIYHEAIYLTRSGNLTVCLVQTRDGEVPFISSLEGVPITNLYEEVLDTTTATLHLVARTNFGGSEVIK; this is translated from the coding sequence ATGAACACCCTCCGCTTCTTCCCTAACCAGACTGACAACAACTGTTACATTATACCCCTAAAATTTCCAGGATACAACTATATCGTTCGCGCTGGATTCTACTATGGCAACTACGACGGTCTGTCTAAGCCCCCCACATTCGATCTAAAACTAGATAGGGAAAATTGGACGACAGTCAACACTTCATCGTCGGTGGATGGAGGTCTTCCCATATACCATGAGGCCATCTATTTGACACGTTCAGGCAACCTTACTGTGTGCTTAGTACAAACCAGGGATGGAGAGGTGCCCTTCATTTCTTCCCTGGAGGGCGTGCCTATAACGAATCTGTACGAGGAGGTATTGGATACTACCACTGCAACTTTACATCTAGTCGCTAGAACCAACTTCGGTGGGTCTGAAGTGATCAAGTGA
- the LOC100263948 gene encoding cytochrome c oxidase subunit 6b-1 isoform X2, giving the protein MASPNVGQDVTLHEHYMLGDGKGIESVEKIEVKIPVDSASENVVTEKIEETPAVTKEATEAAPTAAEEIIEVTSAASQEATPAAKDISEATPDAAEESSNNVEEENSGDQEVEHTSEIKLETAPADFRFPSTNQTRHCFTRYIEYHRCTAVKGEGASECDKFAKFYRSLCPAEWVERWNEQRENGTFPGPL; this is encoded by the exons ATGGCTTCACCAAATGTTGGACAAGATGTCACTCTACACGAG CACTATATGTTGGGTGATGGGAAGGGAATTGAGAGTGtggaaaaaattgaagttaagATCCCAGTAGATTCGGCTTCTGAGAATGTTGTAACTGAGAAGATCGAGGAAACACCTGCTGTTACAAAAGAAGCCACAGAAGCTGCTCCGACTGCAGCTGAAGAAATTATTGAGGTCACCTCTGCTGCAAGTCAGGAAGCTACTCCTGCTGCCAAAGACATCAGTGAAGCTACCCCAGATGCTGCTGAAGAAAGCAGCAACAATGTTGAAGAGGAAAACTCGGGTGATCAAGAAGTTGAACACACATCGGAAATAAAA CTTGAGACAGCACCAGCAGATTTCCGTTTCCCGAGTACCAACCAAACAAGGCATTGCTTTACCCGTTACATTGAATATCATCG GTGCACTGCAGTAAAGGGGGAAGGGGCTTCTGAGTGTGATAAGTTTGCAAAATTTTATCGTTCTCTTTGTCCTGCTGAATGG GTAGAGAGATGGAATGAACAAAGGGAGAATGGCACCTTTCCAGGTCCTCTGTAG
- the LOC100263948 gene encoding cytochrome c oxidase subunit 6b-1 isoform X1, which yields MASPNVGQDVTLHEHYMLGDGKGIESVEKIEVKIPVDSASENVVTEKIEETPAVTKEATEAAPTAAEEIIEVTSAASQEATPAAKDISEATPDAAEESSNNVEEENSGDQEVEHTSEIKLETAPADFRFPSTNQTRHCFTRYIEYHRCTAVKGEGASECDKFAKFYRSLCPAEWVRIFMLLHVNRTIHAFFLAS from the exons ATGGCTTCACCAAATGTTGGACAAGATGTCACTCTACACGAG CACTATATGTTGGGTGATGGGAAGGGAATTGAGAGTGtggaaaaaattgaagttaagATCCCAGTAGATTCGGCTTCTGAGAATGTTGTAACTGAGAAGATCGAGGAAACACCTGCTGTTACAAAAGAAGCCACAGAAGCTGCTCCGACTGCAGCTGAAGAAATTATTGAGGTCACCTCTGCTGCAAGTCAGGAAGCTACTCCTGCTGCCAAAGACATCAGTGAAGCTACCCCAGATGCTGCTGAAGAAAGCAGCAACAATGTTGAAGAGGAAAACTCGGGTGATCAAGAAGTTGAACACACATCGGAAATAAAA CTTGAGACAGCACCAGCAGATTTCCGTTTCCCGAGTACCAACCAAACAAGGCATTGCTTTACCCGTTACATTGAATATCATCG GTGCACTGCAGTAAAGGGGGAAGGGGCTTCTGAGTGTGATAAGTTTGCAAAATTTTATCGTTCTCTTTGTCCTGCTGAATGGGTACGTATATTCATGCTTTTGCATGTTAATAGAACCATACATGCTTTCTTCTTAGCCTCTTAG